Sequence from the Rhinoraja longicauda isolate Sanriku21f chromosome 17, sRhiLon1.1, whole genome shotgun sequence genome:
ATTTTACATTGTTTTGAACTCTGAGGTCAGTACAATATCGTGTAACTAAGATTTCAGTTCAACTTTATCAAATCATTCTTGCACACAAGTTCAGATTCAGATATAAAGGTCAAAATTCAATAGCATATTGATTGTTAAAATTTTAAACTGCTCTATTTTACAAGTGAATTTTTTAACAATATCTCTCTCAGATAAACCCTCTCAAACCATTCTATTGCTGGTTTGGAATAGTTTAGCAGTCTTAAAGTACAAATATATAACCAAAAGGATAACTGATCAGTGTTCCTCGATTTTACCAAATCTTGATTAGTGTACCTTTTGATAAGTGTTGCAGGTCAATAGTGACATGGGCTACACTCCACTAAATTCATTCGTTCTTTTTGAATATTCATTGTCAGGCTTACAGTTACACTTATTCCTTCTTGTATCTGACTCTTAATGGATTATGCCAATTCACTGTTCAAGATAAACATTTTGCAGTATTGGTTCTATTTAAACCAATACATGTTCCAATGCAAAAGTTCCCTGATACAAGTGTCAACTCAGCAAAGCCTAGGAATATTACAAAAGAAAAGCACATTAATGGCATCGAATCACAAATGGCACATTTCAAGTCAACAGGCCACAATACTTTAAACTTTGACGAGCCTAGCACCCAAAGAGCTGCAGGTTCACACCATCTTTACTCCATACAGAAACTAGTGCATGCCTCGGCTACAGAGTTCACACATCTTCGCCACTCACtctctgtgacttttaaatgactCGCCACCGGCATTTTCCCTGcaggaacaaataaataaattttagGAATCAAAGTTGGTatcatttgtcacatgcacaaagtTGTATGAAATGCATTAGGCCTCATTGTTAAACTTCTAGTCATAACTTTTCCTTGAATACAACTCATGGCAGTCTCCCAACTAATTTGCTGATACTAAGgccgtcacggtggcacagtggtagagttgctgccttacagtgaaagcagcgccggagacctgggttcgatctacaggtgctgtctgtatggagtttgtacgttctccccgtgacctgcgtgtgttttctccgagatcttcggtttcctcctacactccaaagacgtacaggtatgtaggttaattggcttgatttatgtaaaaattgtccctagtgggtataggataatgttaatatgcggggatcgctggtcggcgcagacttggtgggccgaaagggcctgtttccacgctgtatctctaaactaaaacatattAAAAGGGTGACGAGGAACAGAAGTCACAATCAGTTTTCCCCCCATTGAGCTGAATGGTGTTACAGCCAATTGCTAGTAGTCTCACCATCTGAACCAACTAACTTACCACATACCAAGGATTAAACAAGTCTTTGTTACACTACTATCTAGTGAAAAGGCTCATCATAAAAGAGCACAAAGATCAGTTTTGATTGCAAATCCCATATCCCACAAGCGGGatacttcttctgtctgaagggttccaaccagaaacatcaccaatccatattctccagagatgctgcctgacctaccgagttactccaacactttgtgtcctattgtgtaaaccagtacctgcagttcctgtttTCAACATTCTTAcattttctgcactctctctagcttaatcacatcttGTAGTGCGACAACCCGAATTGTACACTATATGCCAAGTGCAGCCTAAACTTTTGTAAAACTGTAATATGATGCCTTAACTCCTGTTCTCAACGCATTAAAGGTAACAGTACCACATAACTTCTTTGGCATCCCGTCTATTTGCGTTGCCatgttcagggaactatgtacttgcatgCCAAGCACTCTGTTCAAAATGAGTTTCCAGGGCCTTGCCATTCAAGTTTATGTTCTGCCCCAGATTAATTTCATAAAACACATCACTTTGCACTTGGCCAAGTTATATTCCATCTGCTGTTCCCttgcctttttttcccccagttgAACTATATCCTGCTATAAACCTATCTGCTAACATTTTCCTGTTAAAAAGAATGGACCTTTCTAACGCCCAAGTTAAGGCAACTGAGGAAACTAGCTGGTTCAGTCTATCGTCTATGGTCAGTTTATTGGGTTATTGTAGAGAGAAAGAGAAACTATGGATTTTTTCTTACAGAATCACAGGCTGGATTAGGCAGGCACATAAAAATAACCAGCTTTCACATTTATGATTGTTTTGCAGTAATCAATAGAATGCAGAGGGGATTTTAATTGCTCAAAATACTTAAATCTTCATCAGGAAGAatctctttttgaccaaattcaaGTACACAAGCATTTACAGAAATTCAGTTAATTTACCTATTTCATGTGCCTGGACAAAAAAAAAGTTACTAGGCTGGGACTGGTGGCAGAACCAACTATTTAGACATATGAAAATGGAATCAACTAAAATTATTGAAAaggttttcatccaaatcattacttTTATCAAGTGCGCTATTCTGCAGTTCCAAGAAGttatttaataaataaaaatatagaaacataccaACGAGCAAAGTTTGAGGATCCATCTGGAGTGCCACCATTCTGACCTCCACTCCCTGCAAAAGAAACTCAAATTCAAAAAAGTTGtcccatgtaaaaaaaaaaagtcagtTGATAATTTTACAATTTCCCATATCCACCTATTTTGAAAAAGAAGAAACCACTAATTTCTTGCAGCATTTCTCTGGCATAAATCCAAAAATGGAAAAACTTCACCAAAAATTGAAAGTGCAAAACCATAGCCTACCTATCattcattaagaatacaacagcaATGTTGTTCAATCTCTGAATTGCGTGAACAAGTAGAAGAGCATTTTAAGAACAACGATCAAAATGCTATACGTTTTAAGATAGTTATTCATAAGGCCAAGTCTGGACCTTTGGGATAAGTACTACATTGGGGTAAGGCAGATTACAACATTATTAAGCAGAAGGAAaggagtaaattgggagcagatGTCATTGGGCAAGTCCACATCAGACACATGGGAGTCCTTTAAAGACTAACTGATCAGGGTGGCATGTTCCTGTAAGGAAGAGGGTTAAGATGGCATGGTAAGATAACCTTGGATGACCAGGGAGGTTCTAAATTTGGTCAAAAGGTAAAAGGAAGCCTATACAAGGTTTAGAAAGATGTCAAACAGGGTCCTTGAGAAACATAATGCAAGCACGAAGAACTCAAGTAGGCAATTTGAAGGACTAAAAGAGGCCACAAAATTAACAAGCAACATTTTGTATGTACATTTGAAACAAGGGTAACTAGTGGAAAGGTAAGACCACTCAAGTTATACTTGGGGGTCAGAGagtgtaggtgaggtactaaacgaGTGCTTTGCGTATAATAGTCAGGAAGTCggcaactttataaaactttggtgaggccaaaattggagtattgtgcacaattCTGGGATTTGAAGAAggcgcagaagagatttaccaaaatgctgcctggtggatgccaggaacgcactgccaggggtggtggtggatggagATTATGGTGTTTAAGCATCTttcagataagcacatggatatgcagagaatagagtACCAGAAGAGAGAGATCAATTTGGCAGGAAGCTTGCCACAGACACGGTAGCCAAAGGGCTTTTGACTCTTCTGCAATTTTGTACGTTTTAGAAGtgttaggcctcctccattgtcagagtgagggcaaatgcaaatttgaggaacataacctcatattttgcttggacaattctctcgctctctctcactctctcccctaccCAAGGTGTACCTTCTTCAAAATCGTCTTGTTGAGTGTCATTATCTGTGCTCATTCTCAcatagcacacagctaacaatggtctgtttcctttgtcatcgttacttttttgcctatctttcattcattcgttctatatctctctgcatcactgtctatatctcccgtttccctttcccctgactgtctgaagaaaggtcttgaccctaaacgtcacctattccttttctccagacccgctgagttcctcaagctttttgtgtctatcttagacttTGAATTGGCTCTCACTTTCTGAATAAAACTAGTTAAAAATAGTGCAACTAAACATTCTCCACACTAAAGCCACTATATTAATGCAAGAAACCATTGATCCAATAATTTCAAAAATACTTTGGAATAAAATGTACAAAATAAGTACAGTGATCTTCAAGTAATCAGTAAatctctgtctgtgggaagaaTGCCGGTTTGACCATACATGCTTGTACCTTGTAACGCCTAGACATTTTATATTCTAACTAAAATCCTAATAGTATGTATTAGGCAAGGATTCTTTAACAGATTAGTAAGTGTGAAGACAAATGATTTTAAGTTTCACAGAAGGAGGTGGAGAGAAAACGGAGAAACTGACTGATATAGAGCAGACCAAAGTGCAGCTCACTGTGACCTTGAATCTGGAGTACAACTGCTGCAGGTTGAACAAATTTCTATCAGATGTGATGTTTATCTCTACCTCTAAAAGACCTTCACTGGAGGAGAGGTGCAACTTTGTGATGATGGAAGATGGCAAAATGATTCAGGAAATTCCAGAATCTGTAGTAACTTGCtccaataatctatatactaaaactctcatttgtttgtttgttttttcatgaactatagccaaaacggtacatgatagtgcgacaattttaggcccaccttactcaccgtcgtccctttggtgctaatggaagaggtttcattgaaatcggtgttatattttttaagttattcacatgttaaagtttaaatctatttccgaggggggagggagggtggaaggaggggggaggagggaggataacgggggttgagggggatggagtgggggacaggggaagggaggggaggggagggggggagagggtgctgcaatgcaggagaggtttgggcccaacgggtccatttggtctagtgttTACTATTAATCAGTGACCAGGTTGCTCATGATTTCATCTGAAAAACTGGTTCAAGGTAGTAGAGAATTgaaccacattttcttcagttttACCAGTTGCTAAAACCCAACTGAATACTAAAAGGTAGAGCCAATCCAGAAATCCATGACACCTGCACTAAAAGACAGGACAAAATGCCTGATCTCATAATAAAGGTGTTTTGTTGCTAATGACCATAGCAGCAGGACCTGTTTGTCACTTAATCACAGCTGTGTAACAGGTTAGTTTCAAAATTACTTTCACCCACTCCACCTCTTGTATAgtaattagtttagcttagagatatagcatggaagcaggcctttcagcccgccGAGTGAACGCCGACCTACGGTGACCagctcacactaattctatgttttcccactttctcaacaactctctacacactcggggcaatttacagaagccaattaacctacacacctgcacatcttagggatgtggaaggaaactggagcacccggagaaaacgcacagtcacagggagtaaatgcaaactccacacagacagcaccagaggtcagaatcaaCCCCAgacctctggtgttgtgaggctgcggctctaccagctggtcACGATGCTCTCTACAATAAACAGAGGTGGGGTCTGTGCAGGTGGAAATCTGCACATTTCTTCTTTTGTAAAAAGTCCAAAAAAgtgacctgaattatttgatttCAACCAGAAAAGAACTGCAGCGTACAATGCTTGGCACTAGAATCCAAGCAGGTAAATTGATAAAATTGTTATCAAGCTCCAGTTACTCAATAAACGCATAActtgaatttatataaattaaagtaAAAATACACCCCATTACACATCACAGGAATGTAATGAACTGAATAGAGGTTTAGGAGGTGATTTTAGAGTGTTGTGACTGAACAATTAAAAAAGCCACCAAGAACAATGTTGGAGATGCACAAGCCTGAATTGATGGTGAGCAGAGATTAAGACTGGAGGTTACATACCATCAAGGGAATTAAAGATGAAAAACACAAAAACCAAACAATTTCTGGACCAGGAGTTAAGGTGGGTCAGCAAGCAGAGGAAAACAAACTTAAAATTACAAACTTAAATGACCTGTATCTAAATGATGACATCATTTGTAATTACGTAAATTAATGTTTTGTttatgtttagaaatacagcatggaaacacgagtGTTGATgacctgttcgcactagttccatgttattctaaATTCACTATGGCAGCCAAGCCAGGAGACTCTgcttgctggtcccagaagtggatctgcaatcactcattacaatcgctccactttttttaaacctctactccaacagcagccttgatcatgtatctgtacactgtgaacggcttgattgtaataatttaTAGTCTTTttcctgactggttagcatgcaacaaaaagtttttcattttacctcgatacacgtgacaataaacaaaactactcCTACACATTCGGGGGAATTTTAAGGCCAAGTAGCCTacaagtcacaaggagaacgtgtaaattccacatggatagcacccaaagtcaggttcaaacctgggtcttaggtacttcaaggcagcagctctaacagttatgccaccatgccaccacagAGATTCTCCATCAACCTATCCTACCGTGACAATAAACACCATAACACCATGCAGCATCCTGGTACCTTCCCCACACTTCCTGTCCCCACCCTCCTGAACCATCTCTGTACCCTCCCCACCATACAATACACCATACCTTGACAATAAATGTTCAAGGACCCTCGGAAACGTGAACCACCATATTTTGGGTGCCATTTCTCAACGAAAGCAGATATCAATGTTGAAATTCACCAGTGGCTTCAGTGTAACAGCAAAGTATTTGGGTGACAGGAAAGGTTCAAGTGAAGATCAAGACCGCAAATCCAACTCAAAGCCATATAGCAAGTATTACTATCCTTATGTATGCTTTTGAGACTTACAGAGGCACCTTAATGATGCCATCAATATTTCTCCATAAAATTCAAATCCACTCTATTAATGAACATCATAGAGATCCTCTTTCAGGCTAACACACCGAACATTGAGGCCAAGTTTCGGATAAAGGAAGAAAATGTTGATATTTTCAAAGCCTCCTTGAGGGAAAAGGAAGTAATTTCCCAACTGATTCCTAACAATTCCTCGCAAATGACTGCTCAGAGGGCATTCAAGCGACACAGAGAACACAGAATCCACTAATTGGGAGCACACAGAAACCTGGCAAAAATGGTGAAAGGAGTTCACCATCTCAGGTTATGCAGTCCCTCCACTCAGGCACTTCCAGACCCATCTGTAGTAAAGATTGTGGTTCCCACTATGGCCTCACTGGGATATCACATCACAACTAGATGGAAGTCATTGTCAACTCtgactaaactaaaagcaaaatGATATAACAAGACTGCACTATGTTTCATTGTTAAACTGGTCGAGTTCTCAGTGGGATTTTTTTGCAAAACAGTTTGAAAAGAATTAGTCCAATGTGAATGCACCACGTACATGGCAAAATGCCCATATCTGCCTTTGATCCCAATCATCAAAACAAATATTTAACAGGAGTCAAGAACAGAGTCCGATAATTTCCTCACTTGTAACCAACTTACCCAACAGAACCCTAGCAGCAAATAGCTTGATCATTCCCAAATAATGAAGTTAAACCAAAAgggaaaaatatttattcaatgaCAGCTGATCACCACCATAGATGTGACACTCCACAGAACAAAGCAATGGAAACAGAGGCATAACAAATACTGTTTGAACCTTAACCTGTGCTGATCTTTTGGTTTCGGGCATGGACAATAACACTGTAGGGCAAAAACTTTAGGATTAACCACTGATGTCGACATTCCTGATTTACATCGAAAATTATTCCTGCCCCACGAGATTACCTACTACTTGTATCCATTTGTCCACATACGACAGGGAAAGCAGGGGATGGTAGAACCTGGGCTAAAATAACTGAAAATTAGATGACTAATTGCTACAAAAATAGAACAGGATCATATACATTTGAGTATTTAAACAATTTGACTCCAACGTTTCAGGTCACCCGTTCAGGATTAACAATGCCCGATTTTAATTACAGTgagtgagtaaaacacaaagtgctggagtaacccagtaggtcaggtagcatctatagaacaaatggacaggcgacatttcgggacggaacccttcttcgtCCCCCACAGATATGCCCggttcgctgagttcctccaacactttatacgttgctcaagattccagtatctcgtGTCACCTCTTTAATTACAGTGGCTTGAGTTCAATGTTACAAATACTCGACAGGGTAAAATTAGAAAACAAAGCTCCCTGGCCACCCACCCACCTCaatcccatccactcccccacctGCACCTACCTCCACCCATACCCCACCCCAcctacctccactcccaccccattccccactcACATCCTCATCCATGCTCCTATCCCCCACTCTTACCCTCACTCGCctatcctccactcactccccctaTCCCCCAGTCCTATCCACTCCAACTCCTCAACAACCCTCCCACCACAAACCTTGCCTGTAGTACATGTCGTTGACGGTCGCCCCGTAAAACTTCCAGGCCATGTGAATGGCCACCAAGCTGCAGACCAACCAGCCGAGCAGGAACTTGAAGATTGTGACTCTCATGTCGTTGGCGCCCCAGTCGTGGGCGAACTCGCTGCAGAAAGACACCACGCTCTCCAGCAGGCCCGAGAGAAGCCCGAGATCCCACGGCAACTCCATCCCCGCTCCAGGCGCAGCATCACTCGTGGGCCGGAGGTGTCCCCTTTCCTCCTCTGGCCCTCGctcttactttttttttaaaaattgccccCGCCGCCTACTGCTTTGGTGCTGCTCCCCAGCGAGTCCGCCCGACCACAGCGACAGCCGCAGCGATGATGCGCCGTCTCATCGCCTCTCCCGCCGCAGACAGCGCCAGTCCGCCACACGGACCTCCCCCatacacccaccctccctccttgccccaccCCCTCGCGCCCAATTCCGTCCGCAACCCCGTTGTTTCGAGTTTATTTTAAACAAACTATTTTAATAGATGCGCGATTTTCTCTGTGTTTGTTTCATTGCGATGCAAATCGCCTGTCAGTTCTGGCGGATCTGCGGGCACGTATCATAAACTACGTGTGTAGTCCGCGACGCCCCGCCGACGGGATCGGGGAAAGGACAAAGTAGCGTTGCCTGGCAACGGGGAGCGCGATCACACTTCGTTCAAACCGCCTTTCAAATTGTCCATCGATGGAGAGGTAAACAGTGCATCAAAATTGTTCCTTACATGTGTTCGTTCCAACTTCAGTACGATTCCTGCTTGATTCCTTTTCCACATTGTCCATGAATTGAGAGGAAAACAGAAAGCTAAGTGGATCAAAATTGGTCCTTTAATTTGTTCGTTCCAACTTCAGTACGATTCCTTTTCCACATTGTCCATGAATTGAGAGGAAAACAGAAAGCTAAGTGGATCAAAATTGGTCCTTTAATTTGTTCGTTCCAACTTCAGTACGATTCAGCTTGATTCCTTGTCCACATTGTCCATAAATTGAGAGGAAAACAGAAAGCTAAGTGGATCAAAATTGGCCCTTTAATTTGTTCGTTCCAACTTCAGCACGATTCAGCTTGATTCCTTGTCCACATTGTCCATGAATTGAGAGGAAAACAGAAAGCTAAGTGGATCAAAATTGTTCCTTTAATTTGTTCGTTCCAACTTCAGTACGATTCTGTCTTTCCAAATTGTTCGTGGATTGAGAGGTAAACAGAGAGCTAAGCGGATGAAAGTTTCTCCTTAAATCTGTTCACTTCAACTGTAAACGTTGTGGCATTCATTCTGGGTTGAGAATTTTCTTACAtagagcatggaaccaggcccttcggccaacttttCCACGCCGCCCACCATGCCCCTTTTATACTAGGCCTGCgtgcatttggcctgtatccctttaaacctatcctatccatgtacctgtccaattgtttttttaactagttcgttccatatacctactaccctttgtgtaaaaaaagttgcttctcgggttcctattcctttcccccctcaccttaaacccatgttatctggttcttgattcccctatgggTAAAAGTGTGCatgtaccctatctattcctttcatgatcctaTAATAtcaccctcatccacctgcactccaaggtgtAAAGttgtagcctgctcaacctctccctatagcttaggtcctcaagtcctggcaacagccttgtaaatcttctctgcaccatttccagctgg
This genomic interval carries:
- the tcta gene encoding T-cell leukemia translocation-altered gene protein homolog isoform X3; amino-acid sequence: MELPWDLGLLSGLLESVVSFCSEFAHDWGANDMRVTIFKFLLGWLVCSLVAIHMAWKFYGATVNDMYYRQGSGGQNGGTPDGSSNFARWENAGGESFKSHRE
- the tcta gene encoding T-cell leukemia translocation-altered gene protein homolog isoform X1, giving the protein MELPWDLGLLSGLLESVVSFCSEFAHDWGANDMRVTIFKFLLGWLVCSLVAIHMAWKFYGATVNDMYYRQGSGGQNGGTPDGSSNFARWENAGGESFKSHREHPGHQLKSYPRKSR
- the tcta gene encoding T-cell leukemia translocation-altered gene protein homolog isoform X2, producing the protein MELPWDLGLLSGLLESVVSFCSEFAHDWGANDMRVTIFKFLLGWLVCSLVAIHMAWKFYGATVNDMYYRQGSGGQNGGTPDGSSNFARWENAGGESFKSHREKEPQQHYSKDTL
- the tcta gene encoding T-cell leukemia translocation-altered gene protein homolog isoform X4; this encodes MELPWDLGLLSGLLESVVSFCSEFAHDWGANDMRVTIFKFLLGWLVCSLVAIHMAWKFYGATVNDMYYRQGSGGQNGGTPDGSSNFARWKEPQQHYSKDTL